A single region of the Deinococcota bacterium genome encodes:
- a CDS encoding LuxR C-terminal-related transcriptional regulator: MTAVWIYSTSRLHQAAIAELVSSLGYRAQQSRVGAELAIWDLAPESLPYPPPPELPTLALITAPDTTLVHLLRRGYRGYLSLDQDKLALEQALGALRGGEVWAERRILSRLLETQRDSHSVTCREQQVLDLLNLGLPNKKIAAGLGISESTVKVHISSLLAKHGAKRRTELILRHRRPALDLGAARQL, encoded by the coding sequence TGCATCAAGCAGCTATCGCCGAACTCGTGAGCAGCCTGGGCTACCGTGCTCAGCAAAGCCGCGTTGGCGCCGAACTGGCCATCTGGGACCTCGCGCCCGAATCCCTGCCCTACCCGCCGCCGCCCGAGCTTCCTACCCTGGCGCTCATCACCGCGCCCGACACCACCTTAGTCCACCTGCTGCGCCGGGGCTACCGGGGCTACCTCTCGCTCGACCAGGACAAGCTGGCCCTCGAGCAGGCGCTGGGGGCGCTGCGCGGCGGCGAGGTCTGGGCCGAGCGGCGCATCCTGTCACGGCTGCTCGAGACCCAGCGCGACAGCCACAGCGTGACCTGCCGTGAGCAGCAGGTCCTGGACCTCCTCAACCTGGGCCTGCCCAACAAGAAGATCGCCGCGGGCCTGGGCATCTCGGAGTCCACCGTCAAGGTGCATATCTCGTCCTTGCTCGCCAAGCACGGCGCCAAGCGGCGCACCGAGCTCATCTTGCGCCACCGCCGCCCGGCCCTGGACCTAGGCGCCGCCAGGCAGCTTTAG